Proteins from one Cellulosilyticum lentocellum DSM 5427 genomic window:
- a CDS encoding cytochrome b5-like heme/steroid binding domain-containing protein yields MHIHHNLTHLKEEISQIEELLAELKDYSLLTLFLDELNYLKTKLPTSYRIFTKEELLYDYNGQNGKPLYLATCNYVFDVTHHPLWHLGAYPTLQLGISPLDYFQLYYQNDLKAATEAGPIIGKFLTH; encoded by the coding sequence ATGCATATACATCACAATCTCACTCACTTAAAGGAAGAAATTTCTCAAATAGAGGAATTATTAGCCGAATTAAAAGACTATAGCTTATTAACTCTTTTCTTAGATGAGCTTAATTACCTAAAAACTAAGCTTCCCACTTCTTACCGTATTTTTACCAAGGAAGAACTCCTATATGATTATAACGGCCAAAATGGGAAGCCTCTTTATTTAGCTACTTGTAACTATGTTTTTGATGTCACCCATCATCCTTTATGGCATTTAGGAGCTTATCCTACCCTCCAGCTAGGAATCTCTCCTTTAGACTATTTTCAGCTTTATTATCAAAATGACCTAAAAGCTGCTACTGAAGCCGGACCTATCATAGGTAAATTCTTAACCCACTAA
- a CDS encoding zinc-ribbon domain-containing protein, with the protein MNCTQCGAPIRDDSGFCDQCGARVERMIEKDEEREPIEQEIESKQGLDSTTVINISEELIREAEEKLKSDQLLKQVAAERAARLEKQAEAQRLEDMQRQALEVAKAKKNNTRRVQEETLSRRTPVSRRKSREIEEVPHSLLGLVKILVRNPLLGIDELELYADNRRTIQGVIAFVLVGSAITAISFNTIIAKIVSGLIGLFGNFLLLLGSAYISASDSAALVEDIIEMPFVQDSGLQIILYPILSHLILISLICIFVVGIFRIIIKEGIELIDCLRLMLTPLAILLIGKIGVLLLGFISGTLAAYFYVLMMFTVVVITILQFINFFGKSALIIYSMPLIYLISALIRNGIILQIIKMSMARYALYF; encoded by the coding sequence ATGAATTGTACACAGTGTGGTGCACCAATAAGAGACGACAGTGGTTTTTGTGACCAATGTGGTGCAAGAGTAGAACGCATGATTGAGAAGGATGAAGAAAGAGAACCAATCGAGCAGGAGATAGAATCTAAGCAAGGACTAGATTCTACTACAGTTATTAATATAAGCGAGGAACTAATAAGAGAAGCTGAGGAAAAGCTGAAAAGCGACCAACTTTTAAAGCAAGTAGCAGCTGAAAGGGCAGCTAGACTAGAAAAGCAAGCGGAAGCACAACGCCTAGAGGATATGCAAAGGCAAGCATTAGAAGTGGCTAAGGCAAAAAAAAATAATACTAGAAGAGTTCAAGAAGAGACACTCTCTAGAAGGACACCAGTTAGTAGAAGAAAGAGCAGAGAAATTGAGGAGGTACCTCATTCACTTTTGGGACTAGTGAAGATTTTGGTCAGAAATCCATTATTAGGTATAGATGAATTAGAGTTATACGCTGATAATAGGCGGACGATACAGGGTGTTATAGCGTTTGTTTTAGTAGGTTCAGCGATAACAGCCATTAGCTTTAATACAATTATAGCTAAGATTGTAAGTGGGCTTATTGGTTTGTTTGGTAATTTTCTTTTACTTTTGGGAAGTGCCTACATTAGTGCATCTGATTCTGCTGCATTAGTGGAGGATATTATAGAAATGCCATTCGTTCAGGATTCAGGATTACAAATTATTTTATATCCTATATTGTCGCATTTGATTTTAATTAGCTTAATTTGCATATTTGTAGTAGGCATTTTTAGAATCATTATAAAAGAGGGGATAGAACTCATAGATTGTCTGAGGTTGATGCTAACACCACTTGCTATTTTGCTAATAGGTAAAATAGGAGTGCTCTTATTAGGCTTTATAAGTGGGACGCTGGCTGCCTATTTTTATGTACTTATGATGTTTACAGTAGTAGTCATTACTATACTTCAATTTATTAACTTCTTTGGTAAGTCAGCTCTAATCATTTATAGTATGCCGCTTATTTACCTGATTAGTGCATTAATTAGAAATGGTATTATATTACAGATTATAAAGATGAGTATGGCCAGGTATGCGTTATACTTCTGA
- a CDS encoding DUF6323 family protein, whose protein sequence is MDKFISRLPALAGEQKGEIVDCNDKTQAYHLALSEKDAEMLIATKNEVLRKNSRVEFGGSVISKLILGFYDSPYISQHNYVETIDDLIETFYYYKNETLDEISDDDLIQLMRELFDKRCYGSIELLQNRELGRISHNVKYGIWDFDKVQALEPGEEDEDYE, encoded by the coding sequence ATGGATAAATTCATATCTAGGTTGCCTGCACTTGCTGGAGAACAAAAAGGAGAAATTGTGGATTGCAATGATAAAACACAAGCGTATCATCTTGCTTTAAGTGAAAAAGATGCAGAAATGCTCATTGCTACTAAAAATGAAGTCCTGCGTAAAAACAGTCGTGTAGAGTTTGGCGGTAGTGTAATTAGCAAGCTCATCTTAGGTTTTTATGATTCACCATATATTTCTCAACATAACTATGTAGAGACCATAGATGATTTAATAGAGACTTTTTATTATTATAAAAATGAAACACTAGATGAGATTTCAGATGATGATTTAATTCAATTGATGAGAGAATTATTTGACAAACGTTGTTACGGCTCCATTGAACTATTACAAAACAGGGAATTAGGACGCATTTCTCATAATGTTAAGTATGGTATATGGGATTTTGATAAAGTTCAAGCTTTAGAACCAGGGGAGGAAGATGAGGATTATGAGTAA
- a CDS encoding DUF6179 domain-containing protein, translating to MSKAKSMELEKTINLLKAQFNPRHFFEELLEVLLKKEVLNKSEFEVVQHQLLELLAKQVRHFNKDSSSSIKVEVAEALMDSIYYTLSIYFKNLEDLGPSVDLIKSKRIDVLFNEGKMLIDEKVQKAKMLLEGVQKTKLITANYAYNDTIDYGLPLFFKAYDQDFAAQDSPGSIDYFLSYTERQEIVADGVEYLEKYLSYLYLENVFCSYFDNEEIEAILYSYDKDYEHLLFNIFDCVLMNSLGNILLNNKAGNLILKEGEVKLLQEQLEPYNLEELERILKMAVMQLCEAFHIEETSLLSYIYRAISKTSIELKQKLELQQVQHIFLPYRPKQAQTYYIDGEKMPNENFKELTDGIRQCSKVEDKVELIKEHIHSMYDLIDVLDAECLFEEEYLRVFEALTIMEINLLVNSESELWEKEEELGPVQVGSLKDTIRTLMEYQTIKDEQAEDKKEWQHWLLIYLRQHSQK from the coding sequence ATGAGTAAAGCTAAGAGTATGGAATTAGAAAAAACGATTAATTTACTTAAAGCTCAATTTAATCCTAGGCATTTCTTTGAAGAGCTACTAGAAGTTTTATTAAAAAAGGAGGTACTTAACAAATCGGAATTTGAAGTGGTTCAGCATCAATTATTGGAACTTTTAGCTAAGCAAGTAAGGCATTTTAATAAAGACAGTAGTAGTTCAATTAAAGTTGAAGTAGCGGAAGCGTTAATGGATTCTATTTATTACACCTTAAGTATCTATTTCAAAAACCTAGAAGACTTAGGACCTAGTGTTGATTTAATAAAGTCTAAGAGGATAGATGTATTATTCAATGAAGGAAAAATGTTAATCGATGAAAAAGTACAGAAGGCTAAAATGTTATTGGAAGGTGTACAAAAAACCAAGCTTATAACAGCCAACTATGCCTATAATGATACGATTGACTATGGTTTACCTTTGTTCTTTAAAGCCTATGATCAAGACTTTGCAGCCCAAGATTCACCTGGTTCTATTGATTATTTTCTAAGCTATACTGAAAGGCAAGAAATTGTAGCAGATGGAGTTGAGTATCTGGAAAAATATTTAAGCTATCTTTATTTAGAAAATGTATTTTGTAGTTACTTTGATAATGAAGAGATAGAAGCGATTTTATATAGCTATGATAAGGATTATGAACATTTGCTATTCAATATTTTTGATTGTGTGCTTATGAATTCCCTGGGAAATATTTTACTAAATAATAAGGCGGGGAATCTTATTCTTAAAGAAGGGGAAGTAAAGTTATTGCAAGAGCAGCTTGAACCTTATAATTTAGAGGAGTTAGAGCGGATATTAAAAATGGCAGTAATGCAGCTTTGTGAAGCGTTTCATATAGAGGAAACATCTTTACTAAGTTATATTTATAGGGCGATTTCAAAAACAAGTATTGAGCTTAAACAAAAACTTGAACTTCAACAAGTACAACATATATTTTTACCATATCGTCCAAAACAAGCTCAAACTTACTATATAGACGGCGAAAAGATGCCAAATGAAAACTTTAAGGAGCTAACAGATGGAATTCGCCAGTGTAGTAAGGTAGAAGATAAAGTAGAATTGATTAAAGAGCACATACACAGTATGTATGACTTGATTGATGTACTTGATGCAGAGTGTCTATTTGAAGAGGAATACCTTAGAGTGTTTGAAGCATTAACCATAATGGAGATTAATTTATTAGTAAATAGTGAATCAGAGCTATGGGAGAAAGAAGAAGAGTTAGGTCCAGTGCAAGTAGGGAGTTTGAAAGATACGATTCGAACGCTCATGGAATATCAAACAATAAAAGATGAGCAAGCAGAGGATAAAAAGGAATGGCAACATTGGCTGCTAATTTATCTTAGGCAGCATTCACAAAAATAA
- a CDS encoding MerR family transcriptional regulator, translated as MEYTINKLSQIAHISTRTLRYYHEIGLLMPARVNSSGYRIYGEKEVDTLQQILFFKELGLDLETIKQIVMAPDFDRQKALSQHLDALLKRREQIDRLIRNVTQTMGAMKGEITMTDEEKFEAFKKELIDDNEKKYGKEVREKYGDAVMEGTNAKLKQMNKSQYENLEALSHEVNMAIKAAFETGDPRGELAKRACELHKQWICYYWPEGTYTKEAHIGLAKGYVDDPRFTAYYDKIAVGAAQFLYEAISHYYAGK; from the coding sequence ATGGAGTATACCATTAATAAGTTATCGCAGATTGCCCATATAAGCACGAGAACTCTACGTTACTATCATGAGATAGGACTTTTAATGCCGGCAAGAGTCAATTCGTCAGGTTATCGTATTTATGGAGAGAAAGAAGTGGATACCTTGCAACAAATATTGTTTTTTAAGGAGTTAGGGTTAGACTTAGAGACAATTAAGCAAATTGTGATGGCTCCAGATTTTGATAGGCAAAAAGCACTATCGCAGCACTTAGATGCCCTCCTAAAAAGGCGTGAACAAATAGATAGACTGATACGCAATGTTACCCAAACTATGGGAGCCATGAAAGGAGAAATAACAATGACAGACGAGGAAAAATTCGAAGCCTTTAAAAAAGAGCTTATAGATGACAATGAAAAGAAATATGGAAAAGAAGTAAGAGAGAAGTATGGTGACGCAGTGATGGAAGGGACTAATGCCAAACTAAAACAAATGAATAAAAGCCAGTATGAAAATCTAGAAGCTTTATCTCATGAGGTGAATATGGCTATTAAAGCTGCCTTTGAAACAGGAGATCCCAGAGGTGAGTTAGCCAAAAGGGCTTGTGAGCTTCATAAACAATGGATTTGCTACTATTGGCCAGAAGGGACTTATACAAAGGAGGCTCATATTGGCCTTGCCAAAGGCTACGTAGATGATCCTAGATTTACAGCTTATTATGACAAAATTGCAGTAGGTGCAGCGCAGTTTTTATATGAAGCTATTTCTCATTACTATGCAGGGAAATAA
- a CDS encoding NUDIX hydrolase: MLKVCFHQAIEDEKIKFAVIAARYKNQWIYCRHRERNTFEIPGGHREIGETIIETAKRELYEETGAIDFELEEITVYSVVNDNIETFGMLFFTEVKELGVLPDLEIEEIQLFDEMPETLTYPLIQPLLIERVKQVLKMNG, from the coding sequence ATGTTAAAGGTTTGTTTCCACCAAGCAATAGAAGATGAAAAAATAAAATTTGCAGTAATTGCTGCTAGATATAAGAATCAGTGGATCTACTGTAGACATAGGGAAAGAAATACTTTTGAAATACCAGGTGGACATAGAGAGATAGGGGAGACAATCATAGAAACTGCCAAAAGGGAACTCTATGAAGAGACAGGCGCTATAGACTTTGAATTAGAAGAAATAACAGTATATTCAGTGGTAAATGATAATATAGAGACTTTCGGTATGCTCTTTTTTACAGAAGTAAAGGAACTAGGAGTATTACCAGATTTAGAAATAGAGGAAATACAATTGTTTGATGAGATGCCAGAGACGTTAACTTATCCTTTGATACAGCCACTCTTAATCGAGAGGGTGAAACAAGTACTAAAGATGAATGGTTAA
- a CDS encoding DEAD/DEAH box helicase, translating to MKITLREIKDVASSYKAYDDGLNYFKEGKVEKIHLRQDEDYIEMMSCVHGDTGDYQTRVELYNEKLAWCECNCLPSFQEEGACKHVEAMLLKYYYEVMPDIRRSIKGERYSQNALTYYEDQVIKEQDLELGEDEKINAHIKLIDEGAGSFFLGLSVGANKFYVVKDLYEFAEHMLQGNRVVYGKNLDFIHDLSVFDEATKPIIQFIVDKTQEYLDILRQVGMYRGFTKADRKTLPLGPKAFDEFFDLVKGQNIEVENGKEIREVLFAEGNPRFEFKIEGEGDYYELSTSLAEYEPIAFSRYKYILLKDRLLRLDKSFGNDVFPLLKYMYEARNVHGNKQLDFSETLIKRFILSSLAKIEKHVPVVMNEDIKTAITPEHVHVKTFLDLDGEGNIIGDIQFQYKGFIFNPYKKLNESETRQLEQIARDTPNEYRVGNILKYYNFRTKNGGLHLSEEEDIYAFVRTGINELMELGEVHVTERLRHINLVKSPVGSIGLRIENNMLKVELKDVNMPLEEMAAILNAYKMKNKYYRLRDGSFLDIAGGTTIGDLANIVDGLGMKGSDLAEGEASLPKYRALYLDQVLRQSEGIEVSRDKYFKQIIRDVKNVEDADYEVPKSLKANLRTYQKTGYRWLRTMAAYGFGGILADDMGLGKTLQMIALILAEKEENEALSQNQLASQVDDKKQDDAKEAEACNKSQGSLECLCKPSLVICPTSLVLNWQTELARFAPSLRVLVIMGTVLERKTILEQIVGYDVVITSYELLKRDVDSYEEIQFRYCIADEAQYIKNANTLSARALKLLKSEVRFALTGTPIENSLAELWSIFDFIMPEYLFGYAEFRRHYEMPIVKSQDEVVTARLKKLIAPFVMRRLKKDVLKELPDKTETVIYNTMEEEQQKLYTAHLALAKKEMEEELKAKGVGASHIKMLALLTRLRQLCCHPSMYLQDYTETSGKLEQCMEIVKDSIEAGHKILLFSQFTTMLDILSNRLYSEGIEHFMLTGSTKAEERMRLVNEFNTSDIPVFLISLKAGGTGLNLTGADVVIHYDPWWNLSSQNQATDRAYRIGQKNKVQVFQMITKNSIEEKIKELQDKKIGLTESVLQEGEAFISKMSEEEIKALFSKQ from the coding sequence ATGAAGATAACTTTAAGGGAAATTAAAGATGTAGCCAGTAGTTACAAGGCCTATGATGATGGCCTAAACTATTTTAAAGAGGGAAAAGTAGAAAAGATTCACTTAAGACAAGATGAAGATTATATAGAAATGATGTCTTGCGTTCATGGAGATACAGGAGACTATCAGACAAGAGTAGAGTTATACAATGAAAAGTTAGCATGGTGTGAGTGTAATTGTCTACCCAGCTTTCAAGAGGAGGGGGCTTGTAAGCATGTAGAGGCGATGTTACTTAAATACTATTATGAGGTCATGCCAGATATTAGACGTAGTATTAAAGGGGAACGCTATTCGCAAAATGCATTAACCTATTATGAAGATCAAGTCATTAAAGAGCAGGACTTAGAGCTTGGGGAAGATGAGAAGATTAATGCACATATTAAGCTTATTGATGAAGGCGCAGGAAGCTTTTTTCTTGGTCTTAGTGTAGGAGCTAATAAATTTTATGTGGTTAAGGATTTATATGAGTTTGCTGAACATATGCTACAAGGTAACCGCGTTGTGTATGGAAAGAATTTGGATTTTATACATGATTTGAGTGTGTTTGATGAAGCAACAAAGCCTATTATTCAGTTTATAGTAGACAAAACCCAAGAGTATCTAGATATCTTAAGACAGGTGGGGATGTATAGAGGGTTTACCAAAGCTGATCGAAAAACATTGCCATTAGGACCTAAAGCCTTTGATGAGTTTTTTGATTTAGTAAAAGGGCAAAATATCGAAGTGGAGAATGGAAAAGAAATAAGAGAAGTTCTCTTTGCAGAAGGCAATCCTAGATTTGAATTTAAAATTGAAGGAGAAGGCGATTATTATGAATTAAGTACATCCTTAGCAGAGTATGAACCAATAGCTTTCTCTAGATATAAGTATATCCTGCTAAAAGATAGACTCCTTCGTCTAGATAAAAGCTTTGGTAATGATGTTTTTCCGCTTCTTAAATATATGTATGAAGCCAGAAATGTTCATGGAAACAAGCAATTAGATTTTAGTGAAACCCTTATTAAACGTTTTATACTTTCTAGTCTAGCAAAAATAGAAAAGCATGTGCCAGTTGTAATGAACGAAGATATAAAAACGGCAATCACCCCAGAGCATGTACATGTTAAAACCTTTCTAGACCTAGATGGTGAAGGAAATATTATAGGAGATATTCAGTTTCAATACAAAGGTTTTATTTTTAATCCCTATAAAAAATTGAATGAATCTGAGACTAGACAACTTGAGCAAATTGCAAGAGACACACCTAATGAATATCGTGTGGGTAATATCTTAAAGTATTATAATTTCCGTACGAAAAATGGAGGACTTCACTTAAGTGAGGAAGAAGATATTTATGCCTTTGTTCGCACAGGTATTAATGAGCTGATGGAATTAGGCGAAGTTCATGTAACTGAGAGGTTAAGACACATTAATCTTGTAAAAAGTCCTGTGGGAAGTATTGGACTTCGTATTGAAAATAATATGTTGAAGGTAGAACTAAAGGATGTGAATATGCCATTAGAAGAAATGGCAGCTATCCTAAATGCCTATAAAATGAAAAATAAATATTATCGTTTGAGGGATGGGTCTTTCTTAGATATTGCAGGAGGGACTACTATTGGTGATCTAGCTAATATTGTAGATGGGCTGGGTATGAAAGGAAGTGATCTAGCTGAAGGTGAAGCGAGCCTTCCTAAATACAGAGCTCTATATTTAGACCAAGTATTAAGGCAAAGTGAAGGAATCGAGGTTAGCAGAGATAAGTACTTTAAACAAATCATTAGAGATGTGAAAAACGTAGAGGACGCAGATTATGAAGTACCTAAATCTCTTAAAGCTAATCTGAGAACTTATCAAAAGACAGGCTATAGGTGGCTAAGAACTATGGCAGCTTATGGCTTTGGGGGAATACTAGCTGATGATATGGGTCTTGGAAAAACCCTACAAATGATTGCACTTATTTTAGCAGAAAAAGAAGAGAATGAGGCATTAAGTCAGAATCAGTTAGCTAGTCAAGTGGATGATAAAAAGCAAGACGATGCTAAGGAAGCTGAGGCGTGCAATAAATCACAAGGCTCTCTAGAGTGCCTGTGTAAGCCGTCGTTAGTTATTTGTCCAACTTCATTAGTCCTTAATTGGCAGACAGAACTAGCACGTTTTGCGCCTTCTTTGAGGGTACTAGTTATCATGGGGACGGTTCTTGAGCGTAAAACCATTTTGGAACAAATAGTAGGTTATGATGTAGTCATTACCTCCTATGAACTTCTTAAGAGAGATGTTGATTCTTATGAAGAGATTCAGTTTAGATATTGTATTGCTGATGAAGCGCAGTATATTAAAAATGCCAATACCCTTAGTGCTAGAGCCTTAAAACTTCTTAAAAGCGAAGTGAGATTTGCTTTAACAGGTACACCAATAGAAAATTCCTTAGCAGAGCTTTGGAGTATTTTTGATTTCATTATGCCAGAGTATCTATTTGGTTATGCTGAGTTTAGACGTCACTATGAAATGCCTATTGTAAAAAGTCAAGATGAAGTAGTGACAGCAAGACTTAAAAAACTTATTGCACCTTTTGTTATGAGAAGGTTGAAGAAAGATGTACTAAAAGAACTTCCTGATAAAACAGAAACGGTTATTTACAATACTATGGAAGAAGAGCAACAAAAGTTATATACAGCTCACCTTGCTTTAGCAAAGAAGGAAATGGAAGAAGAACTTAAAGCTAAAGGAGTAGGAGCCAGCCACATTAAAATGCTAGCACTTCTTACAAGACTACGCCAACTGTGCTGCCATCCTTCTATGTATCTTCAAGATTATACAGAAACCAGTGGTAAGCTAGAACAATGTATGGAAATTGTTAAAGATAGTATAGAAGCAGGACATAAGATTCTTCTATTTTCCCAGTTTACCACAATGCTAGACATTTTAAGTAATCGTCTATATAGCGAAGGGATAGAACACTTTATGCTTACAGGTTCTACTAAGGCAGAAGAAAGAATGAGGTTGGTTAATGAATTTAATACCTCAGATATCCCGGTATTTCTTATCTCTCTTAAAGCAGGAGGGACAGGTCTCAATCTAACAGGTGCAGATGTGGTTATTCATTATGATCCTTGGTGGAATCTTTCTAGTCAAAATCAAGCCACAGATAGAGCTTATCGCATTGGGCAGAAAAATAAAGTACAAGTATTCCAAATGATTACGAAGAATTCCATAGAGGAAAAGATAAAAGAACTCCAAGATAAAAAAATTGGTCTTACAGAAAGTGTATTGCAAGAAGGAGAAGCCTTTATTAGCAAAATGTCAGAAGAAGAGATTAAAGCACTATTTAGTAAGCAATAA
- a CDS encoding dihydrofolate reductase family protein, with protein sequence MSRKVVLYIATSIDGYIARNNGEVDWLEGDDSDPSADGGYEAFYNTIDTVIMGNTTYKQIMGWGEYPYKGTKGYVYTKSKQDLNEDVIFTSQDPTNLIKALKEKEGKDIWVIGGTEIVDLFVKADLIDEYIITIAPVILGEGISLFKGDKSEIRLVLKEMRAFNGFTQNHYVRK encoded by the coding sequence ATGAGTAGAAAAGTTGTTTTATATATTGCTACAAGTATAGATGGATATATTGCCAGAAATAATGGAGAAGTAGATTGGCTAGAGGGAGATGATAGTGATCCAAGTGCAGATGGAGGATATGAAGCTTTTTATAATACTATTGATACCGTGATTATGGGGAATACAACTTATAAACAAATTATGGGTTGGGGTGAATACCCTTATAAAGGAACTAAGGGATATGTTTATACAAAAAGTAAGCAAGATCTTAATGAAGATGTTATTTTTACCTCACAGGACCCAACAAATTTAATTAAAGCCCTGAAGGAAAAAGAAGGAAAAGATATTTGGGTGATTGGCGGTACTGAAATAGTAGATCTATTTGTAAAAGCAGATTTAATAGATGAATATATTATTACTATTGCACCTGTTATTTTAGGAGAAGGTATTTCTTTGTTTAAAGGAGATAAGTCTGAAATAAGGTTAGTCTTAAAGGAAATGAGAGCCTTTAATGGTTTTACACAAAATCATTACGTTAGGAAGTAA
- a CDS encoding LytR/AlgR family response regulator transcription factor, whose amino-acid sequence MNIAICEDEIIMIQELQKLIERYKQLKRVDITLSVYTSGEALLDSKLEQDAIFLDISMAQLDGIQTAKKMREQGFTGIIIFLTSHTERVYEAFEVKAFRYLLKPINYTMLEELLDLLNQEITKTEKEYIIITTKQKTVRVTYEDVLYIESIGKNVEIHTLDKNYIMREKVSEFERILIDKGFFRVHKSFLVNLEYIKEIVNDSVVLENEEIIYVSRLRMKQLKEAFVNTLRRGINVWR is encoded by the coding sequence ATGAATATAGCTATTTGTGAAGATGAGATTATTATGATACAAGAACTACAAAAACTAATAGAAAGGTATAAGCAGTTAAAAAGGGTCGACATTACCTTATCAGTCTATACATCAGGGGAGGCGTTGCTAGATAGTAAATTAGAACAAGATGCTATTTTCTTAGACATATCTATGGCTCAATTAGATGGAATTCAAACTGCCAAAAAGATGAGAGAACAAGGTTTTACAGGAATTATTATATTTTTAACTAGCCATACAGAAAGAGTTTATGAAGCGTTTGAAGTAAAGGCTTTTAGATATCTATTAAAGCCAATTAACTATACAATGTTAGAAGAACTATTGGATTTATTGAATCAAGAGATTACTAAAACAGAAAAAGAGTACATTATAATCACAACTAAACAAAAGACGGTTAGAGTGACATATGAAGACGTTTTATACATTGAGAGTATCGGAAAAAATGTAGAGATACATACTTTGGATAAGAATTATATCATGAGAGAAAAGGTTAGTGAATTTGAAAGGATATTAATAGATAAAGGTTTTTTTAGAGTGCACAAGAGTTTTTTAGTAAATCTAGAATACATAAAAGAAATAGTTAATGATAGCGTTGTTTTGGAAAATGAGGAAATTATTTATGTTAGTCGATTAAGAATGAAACAATTAAAAGAAGCTTTTGTGAATACTCTTAGAAGAGGTATAAATGTATGGCGCTAA
- a CDS encoding sensor histidine kinase, whose product MAVIFLTLSINFIIEEIFTMLLSLVLRENYFIVSESEFLSQIVVEYIKLLVLLLVVKLYIKYIARATHIKRHMNKISKFENSIFLIMPISSSVILTIFFDIVVRYLTQIEAIIMGSAVMGCLLIFNIVVLLLVYRELANKEAEYLAKNMQEQFKMQFNHYKQLEEINGETRALKHDMKNHMLCLKALLDNYKNDEAVRYLADITDQIEALNMKINTGDTIIDAVLQQKYKEAQKNKTILEIEGRFVGKLPLEPIDKCTIIANALDNALEACLKIQDLTKRKIQLIVGYNKNYIFITIKNRVEEKIEINNNTIITSKSNKKSHGFGLQNIKNSLTSYNSYINIYYEENMFVLEIVITI is encoded by the coding sequence ATGGCAGTTATTTTTCTTACATTAAGTATTAATTTTATTATAGAAGAGATTTTTACCATGTTATTAAGTCTTGTATTAAGGGAGAATTACTTTATTGTAAGTGAGAGTGAATTTTTATCACAAATAGTAGTGGAATACATAAAATTACTTGTGTTACTTTTAGTAGTTAAACTGTATATAAAATATATAGCTAGAGCTACACACATTAAAAGACATATGAATAAGATAAGTAAATTTGAAAACAGTATATTTCTTATTATGCCCATCTCAAGTTCGGTAATACTTACAATCTTCTTTGATATAGTTGTAAGGTATTTAACTCAGATAGAAGCTATTATTATGGGGAGTGCGGTAATGGGATGTTTATTAATCTTTAATATAGTTGTATTGCTATTAGTATATCGAGAACTGGCTAATAAGGAAGCAGAATACCTAGCTAAGAATATGCAAGAACAGTTTAAAATGCAATTTAATCATTATAAACAACTAGAAGAAATAAATGGTGAAACTAGAGCGCTTAAACATGATATGAAAAATCATATGTTGTGTCTTAAAGCTTTATTAGATAATTATAAAAATGATGAAGCAGTAAGATATCTAGCAGATATAACAGATCAGATAGAAGCGTTAAATATGAAGATAAATACTGGGGACACTATTATAGATGCTGTTTTACAACAAAAATATAAAGAAGCACAAAAGAATAAAACTATTTTAGAGATTGAGGGGAGGTTTGTAGGGAAACTTCCTTTAGAACCTATTGATAAATGTACAATCATTGCTAATGCCCTAGATAATGCTCTTGAGGCATGTTTGAAAATCCAGGATTTAACCAAAAGAAAGATTCAACTTATTGTTGGATATAACAAAAATTACATATTTATTACGATTAAAAATAGAGTAGAAGAAAAAATAGAAATCAATAATAATACCATTATAACATCTAAAAGTAATAAGAAAAGTCATGGTTTTGGTCTACAAAATATAAAGAATAGCCTGACATCTTACAATAGTTACATTAATATATATTATGAAGAGAATATGTTTGTATTAGAAATAGTGATAACTATATAA
- a CDS encoding class IIb bacteriocin, lactobin A/cerein 7B family, whose amino-acid sequence MELCTIDGLKLDKFEDLKSTELEEVNGGGAGAVIAVVVVICVIAFAVGVYNGYQDNKK is encoded by the coding sequence ATGGAATTATGTACTATAGATGGTTTGAAATTAGACAAATTTGAGGACTTAAAGTCAACTGAATTAGAAGAAGTTAATGGCGGTGGTGCTGGAGCAGTAATTGCCGTTGTTGTAGTTATTTGTGTTATCGCATTTGCTGTAGGTGTTTATAATGGCTATCAAGATAATAAGAAATAG